One window of the Corticium candelabrum chromosome 7, ooCorCand1.1, whole genome shotgun sequence genome contains the following:
- the LOC134182264 gene encoding cyclin-L2-like isoform X1 yields the protein MLVCRSFLISFSDEDILSTCVVVKGRLILCLDRLYHTWGSESGYDEQQMFLLLWHNVDGLFGVGKVLLRQQKWQEAERILKESVNILGIPLPENPPWWLLFEACYEDIEEISCTILEHYGRPQRELSKLVEAVTEAKKQLEAKKTGVIVSSRDIETSNGLETGSRTSSRTASPQAGSATGSKPTADKEDENYDTRKTDSQSRREAKSGDVSPVVVSDRSSGSLSEENSRGSGDESSDSSPRVSQRSSPRPNTRDQSPRPSNRSRHARRNKRNASPICRHRQHRHRSRSRSRSRERRDRHPREGQRERFRDYNGDRRSGYGYERDKSRRDHYGEASYQDDKYRGKSKYR from the exons ATGCTGGTGTGCCGGTCtttcttgatcagtttcagcgaTGAAGacatcctttcaacatgtgtggtagttaaggggagactaatactatgtctggacag ACTATATCACACATGGGGCAGTGAAAGTGGCTACGATGAACAGCagatgtttcttttgttgtggCACAATGTTGATG GTTTATTTGGTGTTGGTAAAGTCCTTTTGAGACAACAGAAGTGGCAAGAAGCAGAAAGGATCTTGAAGGAAAGTGTCAACATTTTGGGT ATTCCCCTTCCTGAGAACCCACCCTGGTGGTTGTTGTTTGAAGCTTGTTATGAAGACATTGAG GAAATCAGTTGCACTATCTTGGAACATTATGGAAGACCTCAA AGAGAATTATCGAAACTAGTAGAAGCAGTAACGGAGGCTAAGAAGCAACTCGAAGCTAAGAAAACTGGG GTAATCGTCAGTTCTAGAGACATCGAGACATCAAATGGTCTAGAGACCGGTAGTCGGACTAGCTCTCGTACGGCTTCGCCACAAGCTGGAAGTGCCACTGGATCGAAACCCACTGCTGACAAGGAGGATGAAAATTATGACACTAGGAAAACTGATTCACAGTCAAGGAGGGAAGCAAAGTCTGGCGATGTAAGTCCTGTGGTTGTGTCTGACAGAAGCAGTGGGTCTCTCAGTGAGGAAAACAGTCGTGGTAGTGGTGATGAGAGCAGCGATAGTTCTCCACGTGTCAGTCAGCGTAGCTCACCACGTCCAAACACAAGAGACCAGTCGCCTCGACCGTCAAATCGATCACGACATGCTAGACGAAACAAGAGGAATGCATCTCCTATTTGTAGGCATCGCCAGCATCGACATCGCTCACGCAGTCGCAGTAGGTCAAGGGAGAGGAGGGATCGCCATCCAAGGGAAGGTCAGAGAGAACGATTTAGAGACTATAATGGTGATAGAAGATCAGGCTATGGATACGAACGTGATAAAAGTCGTAGGGATCATTACGGAGAGGCCTCTTACCAAGACGATAAGTATCGAGGAAAGTCTAAATACAGATGA
- the LOC134182707 gene encoding uncharacterized protein LOC134182707, giving the protein MSPLVASVNTPEQADSKVLESSIEMSSSYPMSLPSMSVQEPAANYSNDTGSNEQPPLLNQTCQQLLYTSNSKVKVSTTPESRVKCDVCFLELLSKNLARHKRTVHSKASKHIDQDRHHRAVCVDASRGLYLVSQTLRGVAHPIHVQKITLPGNSASICELSKCLDVKKTAARSFRPSFECDPVQSVCYAESYLPNVKLRDDSLDCLVKRHLREHSIAPGDCWLSIDPWVALWLDYRSFNNMPPLKTAGDFVLVSIDQHIQQRDFTSSTTTFDICLLPAIDLFKFWSTYKCKEPRPNTVHRNGKNT; this is encoded by the coding sequence atgtctccacttgttgcgtCTGTCAATACTCCTGAGCAGGCCGATAGCAAAGTATTGGAATCCTCCATAGAGATGTCTTCTTCATATCCAATGTCTCTGCCATCTATGTCAGTACAAGAACCTGCTGCAAATTACTCGAATGACACAGGCAGTAATGAACAGCCTCCATTGTTAAATCAAACATGTCAACAGTTGCTGTACACCAGCAACAGTAAAGTCAAAGTAAGTactactcctgagtcaagagtcAAGTGTGATGTGTGCTTTCTTGAACTACTGTCAAAGAACTTAGCACGCCACAAAAGGACTGTTCACTCTAAAGCCAGCAAGCACATCGATCAAGACAGGCATCACCGTGCAGTTTGCGTTGATGCCAGTAGAGGCTTGTATCTTGTCAGTCAAACCTTGAGAGGTGTTGCCCATCCAATACATGTGCAGAAAATTACACTGCCCGGAAACTCGGCATCTATTTGTGAGCTTAGTAAGTGTCTTGATGTCAAGAAAACAGCAGCTCGAAGCTTCAGACCTTCATTCGAATGTGATCCTGTTCAATCAGTTTGCTATGCTGAGAGCTATCTCCCCAATGTTAAACTAAGAGATGATAGTCTTGATTGTCTTGTGAAACGGCATCTCAGAGAACATAGTATAGCGCCTGGAGACTGCTGGCTTAGCATTGATCCCTGGGTAGCTTTGTGGTTGGACTACAGAAGTTTTAACAATATGCCTCCTTTGAAAACAGCTGGTGATTTTGTTTTGGTGAGCATTGACCAACACATACAGCAGAGGGACTTTACTTCAAGCACCACAACCTTTGACATATGTCTACTACCAGCAATTGATTTGTTCAAATTCTGGAGCACATACAAGTGCAAGGAACCACGCCCAAACACTGTCCATAGGAATGGAAAGAATACCTAG
- the LOC134182264 gene encoding cyclin-L2-like isoform X2: MKVIGPFQIVYLLDDNDGYELQSGLFARRLYHTWGSESGYDEQQMFLLLWHNVDGLFGVGKVLLRQQKWQEAERILKESVNILGIPLPENPPWWLLFEACYEDIEEISCTILEHYGRPQRELSKLVEAVTEAKKQLEAKKTGVIVSSRDIETSNGLETGSRTSSRTASPQAGSATGSKPTADKEDENYDTRKTDSQSRREAKSGDVSPVVVSDRSSGSLSEENSRGSGDESSDSSPRVSQRSSPRPNTRDQSPRPSNRSRHARRNKRNASPICRHRQHRHRSRSRSRSRERRDRHPREGQRERFRDYNGDRRSGYGYERDKSRRDHYGEASYQDDKYRGKSKYR, from the exons ATGAAGGTTATAGGGCCG TTCCAAATTGTTTACCTGCTTGATGACAACGATGGATATGAGTTACAAAGTGGTCTTTTCGCCCGCAGACTATATCACACATGGGGCAGTGAAAGTGGCTACGATGAACAGCagatgtttcttttgttgtggCACAATGTTGATG GTTTATTTGGTGTTGGTAAAGTCCTTTTGAGACAACAGAAGTGGCAAGAAGCAGAAAGGATCTTGAAGGAAAGTGTCAACATTTTGGGT ATTCCCCTTCCTGAGAACCCACCCTGGTGGTTGTTGTTTGAAGCTTGTTATGAAGACATTGAG GAAATCAGTTGCACTATCTTGGAACATTATGGAAGACCTCAA AGAGAATTATCGAAACTAGTAGAAGCAGTAACGGAGGCTAAGAAGCAACTCGAAGCTAAGAAAACTGGG GTAATCGTCAGTTCTAGAGACATCGAGACATCAAATGGTCTAGAGACCGGTAGTCGGACTAGCTCTCGTACGGCTTCGCCACAAGCTGGAAGTGCCACTGGATCGAAACCCACTGCTGACAAGGAGGATGAAAATTATGACACTAGGAAAACTGATTCACAGTCAAGGAGGGAAGCAAAGTCTGGCGATGTAAGTCCTGTGGTTGTGTCTGACAGAAGCAGTGGGTCTCTCAGTGAGGAAAACAGTCGTGGTAGTGGTGATGAGAGCAGCGATAGTTCTCCACGTGTCAGTCAGCGTAGCTCACCACGTCCAAACACAAGAGACCAGTCGCCTCGACCGTCAAATCGATCACGACATGCTAGACGAAACAAGAGGAATGCATCTCCTATTTGTAGGCATCGCCAGCATCGACATCGCTCACGCAGTCGCAGTAGGTCAAGGGAGAGGAGGGATCGCCATCCAAGGGAAGGTCAGAGAGAACGATTTAGAGACTATAATGGTGATAGAAGATCAGGCTATGGATACGAACGTGATAAAAGTCGTAGGGATCATTACGGAGAGGCCTCTTACCAAGACGATAAGTATCGAGGAAAGTCTAAATACAGATGA
- the LOC134182264 gene encoding cyclin-L2-like isoform X3: MTTMDMSYKVVFSPADYITHGAVKVATMNSRCFFCCGTMLMASLFGVGKVLLRQQKWQEAERILKESVNILGIPLPENPPWWLLFEACYEDIEEISCTILEHYGRPQRELSKLVEAVTEAKKQLEAKKTGVIVSSRDIETSNGLETGSRTSSRTASPQAGSATGSKPTADKEDENYDTRKTDSQSRREAKSGDVSPVVVSDRSSGSLSEENSRGSGDESSDSSPRVSQRSSPRPNTRDQSPRPSNRSRHARRNKRNASPICRHRQHRHRSRSRSRSRERRDRHPREGQRERFRDYNGDRRSGYGYERDKSRRDHYGEASYQDDKYRGKSKYR, encoded by the exons ATGACAACGATGGATATGAGTTACAAAGTGGTCTTTTCGCCCGCAGACTATATCACACATGGGGCAGTGAAAGTGGCTACGATGAACAGCagatgtttcttttgttgtggCACAATGTTGATGGCAA GTTTATTTGGTGTTGGTAAAGTCCTTTTGAGACAACAGAAGTGGCAAGAAGCAGAAAGGATCTTGAAGGAAAGTGTCAACATTTTGGGT ATTCCCCTTCCTGAGAACCCACCCTGGTGGTTGTTGTTTGAAGCTTGTTATGAAGACATTGAG GAAATCAGTTGCACTATCTTGGAACATTATGGAAGACCTCAA AGAGAATTATCGAAACTAGTAGAAGCAGTAACGGAGGCTAAGAAGCAACTCGAAGCTAAGAAAACTGGG GTAATCGTCAGTTCTAGAGACATCGAGACATCAAATGGTCTAGAGACCGGTAGTCGGACTAGCTCTCGTACGGCTTCGCCACAAGCTGGAAGTGCCACTGGATCGAAACCCACTGCTGACAAGGAGGATGAAAATTATGACACTAGGAAAACTGATTCACAGTCAAGGAGGGAAGCAAAGTCTGGCGATGTAAGTCCTGTGGTTGTGTCTGACAGAAGCAGTGGGTCTCTCAGTGAGGAAAACAGTCGTGGTAGTGGTGATGAGAGCAGCGATAGTTCTCCACGTGTCAGTCAGCGTAGCTCACCACGTCCAAACACAAGAGACCAGTCGCCTCGACCGTCAAATCGATCACGACATGCTAGACGAAACAAGAGGAATGCATCTCCTATTTGTAGGCATCGCCAGCATCGACATCGCTCACGCAGTCGCAGTAGGTCAAGGGAGAGGAGGGATCGCCATCCAAGGGAAGGTCAGAGAGAACGATTTAGAGACTATAATGGTGATAGAAGATCAGGCTATGGATACGAACGTGATAAAAGTCGTAGGGATCATTACGGAGAGGCCTCTTACCAAGACGATAAGTATCGAGGAAAGTCTAAATACAGATGA
- the LOC134182264 gene encoding cyclin-L2-like isoform X4, whose translation MNSRCFFCCGTMLMASLFGVGKVLLRQQKWQEAERILKESVNILGIPLPENPPWWLLFEACYEDIEEISCTILEHYGRPQRELSKLVEAVTEAKKQLEAKKTGVIVSSRDIETSNGLETGSRTSSRTASPQAGSATGSKPTADKEDENYDTRKTDSQSRREAKSGDVSPVVVSDRSSGSLSEENSRGSGDESSDSSPRVSQRSSPRPNTRDQSPRPSNRSRHARRNKRNASPICRHRQHRHRSRSRSRSRERRDRHPREGQRERFRDYNGDRRSGYGYERDKSRRDHYGEASYQDDKYRGKSKYR comes from the exons ATGAACAGCagatgtttcttttgttgtggCACAATGTTGATGGCAA GTTTATTTGGTGTTGGTAAAGTCCTTTTGAGACAACAGAAGTGGCAAGAAGCAGAAAGGATCTTGAAGGAAAGTGTCAACATTTTGGGT ATTCCCCTTCCTGAGAACCCACCCTGGTGGTTGTTGTTTGAAGCTTGTTATGAAGACATTGAG GAAATCAGTTGCACTATCTTGGAACATTATGGAAGACCTCAA AGAGAATTATCGAAACTAGTAGAAGCAGTAACGGAGGCTAAGAAGCAACTCGAAGCTAAGAAAACTGGG GTAATCGTCAGTTCTAGAGACATCGAGACATCAAATGGTCTAGAGACCGGTAGTCGGACTAGCTCTCGTACGGCTTCGCCACAAGCTGGAAGTGCCACTGGATCGAAACCCACTGCTGACAAGGAGGATGAAAATTATGACACTAGGAAAACTGATTCACAGTCAAGGAGGGAAGCAAAGTCTGGCGATGTAAGTCCTGTGGTTGTGTCTGACAGAAGCAGTGGGTCTCTCAGTGAGGAAAACAGTCGTGGTAGTGGTGATGAGAGCAGCGATAGTTCTCCACGTGTCAGTCAGCGTAGCTCACCACGTCCAAACACAAGAGACCAGTCGCCTCGACCGTCAAATCGATCACGACATGCTAGACGAAACAAGAGGAATGCATCTCCTATTTGTAGGCATCGCCAGCATCGACATCGCTCACGCAGTCGCAGTAGGTCAAGGGAGAGGAGGGATCGCCATCCAAGGGAAGGTCAGAGAGAACGATTTAGAGACTATAATGGTGATAGAAGATCAGGCTATGGATACGAACGTGATAAAAGTCGTAGGGATCATTACGGAGAGGCCTCTTACCAAGACGATAAGTATCGAGGAAAGTCTAAATACAGATGA
- the LOC134182264 gene encoding cyclin-L2-like isoform X5, whose protein sequence is MFLLLWHNVDGLFGVGKVLLRQQKWQEAERILKESVNILGIPLPENPPWWLLFEACYEDIEEISCTILEHYGRPQRELSKLVEAVTEAKKQLEAKKTGVIVSSRDIETSNGLETGSRTSSRTASPQAGSATGSKPTADKEDENYDTRKTDSQSRREAKSGDVSPVVVSDRSSGSLSEENSRGSGDESSDSSPRVSQRSSPRPNTRDQSPRPSNRSRHARRNKRNASPICRHRQHRHRSRSRSRSRERRDRHPREGQRERFRDYNGDRRSGYGYERDKSRRDHYGEASYQDDKYRGKSKYR, encoded by the exons atgtttcttttgttgtggCACAATGTTGATG GTTTATTTGGTGTTGGTAAAGTCCTTTTGAGACAACAGAAGTGGCAAGAAGCAGAAAGGATCTTGAAGGAAAGTGTCAACATTTTGGGT ATTCCCCTTCCTGAGAACCCACCCTGGTGGTTGTTGTTTGAAGCTTGTTATGAAGACATTGAG GAAATCAGTTGCACTATCTTGGAACATTATGGAAGACCTCAA AGAGAATTATCGAAACTAGTAGAAGCAGTAACGGAGGCTAAGAAGCAACTCGAAGCTAAGAAAACTGGG GTAATCGTCAGTTCTAGAGACATCGAGACATCAAATGGTCTAGAGACCGGTAGTCGGACTAGCTCTCGTACGGCTTCGCCACAAGCTGGAAGTGCCACTGGATCGAAACCCACTGCTGACAAGGAGGATGAAAATTATGACACTAGGAAAACTGATTCACAGTCAAGGAGGGAAGCAAAGTCTGGCGATGTAAGTCCTGTGGTTGTGTCTGACAGAAGCAGTGGGTCTCTCAGTGAGGAAAACAGTCGTGGTAGTGGTGATGAGAGCAGCGATAGTTCTCCACGTGTCAGTCAGCGTAGCTCACCACGTCCAAACACAAGAGACCAGTCGCCTCGACCGTCAAATCGATCACGACATGCTAGACGAAACAAGAGGAATGCATCTCCTATTTGTAGGCATCGCCAGCATCGACATCGCTCACGCAGTCGCAGTAGGTCAAGGGAGAGGAGGGATCGCCATCCAAGGGAAGGTCAGAGAGAACGATTTAGAGACTATAATGGTGATAGAAGATCAGGCTATGGATACGAACGTGATAAAAGTCGTAGGGATCATTACGGAGAGGCCTCTTACCAAGACGATAAGTATCGAGGAAAGTCTAAATACAGATGA